Proteins co-encoded in one Aphelocoma coerulescens isolate FSJ_1873_10779 chromosome 21, UR_Acoe_1.0, whole genome shotgun sequence genomic window:
- the PERM1 gene encoding PGC-1 and ERR-induced regulator in muscle protein 1 isoform X1 — translation MDNFEYSIQLNDREWAEFFQASEECSLAPASLATAEEQCLSDIEQGDASGRDCPRSSAGLTAARPGSEPAAGTGSPAPRGVAGDTAPRWPERGHLSLPELLSGSEDEAELGSVGRFLCDSDEPRCRSPAAMPSAQRRQPPRPPAATPAGGTAQGSPGQDAAEEKGAAGGGQAMEPPGPPEQGGDAGGGRARGSALVAQPAVVAQPEAPAASASPQGSAGKGPASAAPSEPGVRGPAGDPPSPSPGTVPRVAQEEERAGTEPSSPGGSPSVVRPKVPAQPRKSRRQRGASATEGDRDPAGAAAPGAAGAGKAPPGSPMSPRKGRGKEKAAKGALVRLGSEEAADSKRSVPGPGVDGGDPGTAAPKQRGKEPGAQSPGKTKATKYPKAAQAGGSGVRDSVPVVPGDGAAAVPGQACQEMPGKPLQPGSAAAFGGNAAEGAGGEPAAEIPGVPAVEISRKPAEIPGIPAAEISRKPAEIPGIPAVEISRKPVEIPGIPAVEIPAAPAAEVSRKPSEIPGVPAAETPRKSAAEIPRKPSEIPAVPAAEVPRKPSEIPAVPAAGIPWEPAAVIPRKPVAAVPWEAAAGIPRIPPVGIPWEPAAGTPRSPAVDIPWEPAAGTPRSPAVDIPRIPAAEIPRIPAVEIPCEPTAGIPPIPAAGIPWEAAAETPREMSPLCFADGASARPSSLDVTWPEMYDYLFCDSQEEEDELGSSVEGWKSPLQREFCWPELYEHFFNEPEGSRKKGKAKDRKRKEFSSLDHAGLQKEDPSPAAGKDTVFIPVPDVYGHCFPERAQSRMGWRGIFSMAPASEVKKAVGALKSLLQRQIQLGGGQAPASQALVPRGSGEKLALVPLGGAQVWPGDAGTALALRGAAEDPRVLSHKDMCLVFCAFASWAVKTSDLQAPDAWKTMFLASFGTLSAIRYFRRQVREGHPRT, via the exons ATGGATAACTTCGAGTACAGCATCCAGCTGAACGACCGGGAATGGGCTGAGTTCTTCCAGGCCTCCGAGGAGTGCAGCCTGGCGCCGGCCTCGCTGGCCACGGCCGAGGAGCAGTGCCTCAGTGACATTGAGCAAGGGGACGCCTCGGGACGGGACTGTCCCCGCAGCAGCGCCGGGCTGACCGCGGCCAGGCCGGGCAGCGAGCCAGCGGCTGGCACGGGTAGCCCTGCCCCACGTGGGGTGGCCGGTGACACCGCCCCGCGCTGGCCGGAGCGTGGCCACCTCTCCCTGCCGGAGCTGCTGTCGGGCAGCGAGGACGAAGCGGAGCTGGGCTCTGTCGGGAGGTTCCTGTGTGACAGCGACGAGCCCAGGTGCCGGTCGCCCGCTGCCATGCCCAGCGCCCAAAGGAGGCAGCCGCCACGGCCACCCGCGGCCACTCCGGCcggtggcacagcccagggcagccccgggcAGGACGCGGCGGAGGAGAAAGGAGCGGCCGGAGGCGGCCAGGCCATGgagccccccgggccccccgaGCAGGGAGGGGATGCAGGAGGGGGACGAGCCCGTGGCAGCGCCCTGGTGGCACAGCCGGCGGTGGTGGCACAGCCGGAGGCTCCAGCAGCCTCTGCCTCCCCGCAGGGATCGGCCGGGAAGGGCCCTGCCAGCGCTGCCCCCTCGGAGCCCGGAGTGCGGGGACCCGCCGGGGACCCCCCGAGCCCTTCGCCGGGGACGGTGCCCAGGGTGGcacaggaggaggagcgggCGGGCACGGAGCCGAGCTCGCCGGGCGGATCCCCCAGCGTGGTGAGGCCCAAGGTGCCGGCGCAGCCGAGGAAGAGCCGCAGGCAGCGCGGAGCCAGCGCCACcgagggggacagggaccctgcGGGGGCTGCGGCACCgggcgcggcgggggccgggaAGGCACCCCCGGGCTCGCCGATGTCCCCTCGGaagggcagagggaaggagaaggcgGCCAAGGGAGCGCTGGTGAGGCTGGGCAGCGAGGAGGCTGCGGACAGCAAGCGGTCAGTGCCCGGCCCTGGCGTGGATGGCGGCGATCCCGGGACTGCTGCCCCGAAGCAGAGGGGGAAGGAGCCGGGGGCGCAGTCCCCAGGGAAGACAAAGGCCACCAAGTACCCGAAGGCAGCGCAGGCCGGTGGCTCGGGCGTACGTGACAGTGTCCCAGTGGTCCCTGGCGACGGAGCCGCGGCTGTTCCAGGGCAGGCGTGCCAGGAGATGCCAGGGAAGCCTCTCCAGCCCGGGAGCGCGGCAGCGTTTGGAGGGAATGCtgctgagggggctgggggggagcctGCAGCTGAGATCCCTGGAGTTCCTGCTGTTGAGATCTCCAGAAAACCTGCGGAGATCCCTGGAATTCCTGCTGCTGAAATCTCCAGAAAACCTGCGGAGATCCCTGGAATTCCTGCTGTTGAGATCTCCAGAAAACCTGTAGAGATCCCTGGAATTCCTGCTGTTGagatccctgcagctcctgcagctgaggTCTCCAGGAAGCCCTCAGAGATCCCTGGAGTTCCTGCAGCTGAGACCCCCAGGAAGTCTGCAGCTGAGATTCCAAGGAAGCCCTCAGAGATCCCTGCAGTTCCTGCAGCTGAGGTTCCAAGGAAGCCCTCAGAGATCCCTGcagttcctgcagctgggaTCCCTTGGGAGCCTGCAGCTGTGATTCCCAGGAAACCTGTAGCTGCAGTCCCTTGGGAAGCTGCAGCTGGGATCCCCAGAATTCCTCCAGTGGGGATCCCTTGGGAGCCTGCAGCTGGGACCCCCAGGAGTCCTGCAGTGGACATCCCTTGGGAGCCTGCAGCTGGGACCCCCAGGAGTCCTGCAGTGGACATCCCCAGGATCCCTGCAGCTGAGATCCCCAGGATTCCGGCCGTTGAGATCCCATGCGAGCCCACAGCTGGGATCCCCCCGATTCCTGCGGCTGGGATCCCTTGGGAAGCTGCAGCTGAGACCCCCAGGGAGATGAGCCCCCTGTGCTTTGCTGATGGGGCCTCTGCCAGGCCCAGCTCTCTGGATGTGACCTGGCCCGAGATGTACGATTACTTGTTCTGTGAttcccaggaggaggaggacgagctGGGGAGCTCCGTGGAGGGGTGGAAATCCCCCTTGCAAAGGGAATTCTGCTGGCCCGAGCTGTACGAGCACTTTTTCAACGAACCAgaaggaagcaggaaaaaaggcaaagctaaagacaggaaaaggaaggagtTCAGCAGCTTGGACCACGCTGGGCTGCAAAAGGAGGATCCCAGCCCGGCTGCAGGCAAGGACACCGTGTTTATCCCAGTCCCTGATGTGTATGGACATTGCTTCCCAGAgagagcccagagcaggatgggctggagagggattttctCAATGGCTCCGGCCTCCGAGGTGAAGAAAGCTGTGGGGGCTCTGAAGTCCCTGCTGCAAAGGCAAATCCAGCTGGGAGGAGGCCAAGCCCCAGCATCCCAGGCCCTGGTGCCCAGAGGATCCGGAGAGAAGCTCGCCCTGGTGCCACTGGGAGGAGCCCAGGTGTGGCCAGGAGATGCAGGCACAGCCCTGGCCCTGAGAG gagcagcagaggaccCCCGGGTGCTGAGCCACAAGGACATGTGCCTCGTGTTCTGCGCCTTCGCGTCCTGGGCCGTGAAGACATCTGACCTGCAGGCTCCGGATGCCTGGAAGACCA TGTTCCTGGCAAGTTTCGGCACCCTCTCAGCCATCCGCTACTTCCGACGGCAGGTCAGGGAAGGGCACCCCCGGACTTAA
- the PERM1 gene encoding PGC-1 and ERR-induced regulator in muscle protein 1 isoform X2: protein MDNFEYSIQLNDREWAEFFQASEECSLAPASLATAEEQCLSDIEQGDASGRDCPRSSAGLTAARPGSEPAAGTGSPAPRGVAGDTAPRWPERGHLSLPELLSGSEDEAELGSVGRFLCDSDEPRCRSPAAMPSAQRRQPPRPPAATPAGGTAQGSPGQDAAEEKGAAGGGQAMEPPGPPEQGGDAGGGRARGSALVAQPAVVAQPEAPAASASPQGSAGKGPASAAPSEPGVRGPAGDPPSPSPGTVPRVAQEEERAGTEPSSPGGSPSVVRPKVPAQPRKSRRQRGASATEGDRDPAGAAAPGAAGAGKAPPGSPMSPRKGRGKEKAAKGALVRLGSEEAADSKRSVPGPGVDGGDPGTAAPKQRGKEPGAQSPGKTKATKYPKAAQAGGSGVRDSVPVVPGDGAAAVPGQACQEMPGKPLQPGSAAAFGGNAAEGAGGEPAAEIPGVPAVEISRKPAEIPGIPAAEISRKPAEIPGIPAVEISRKPVEIPGIPAVEIPAAPAAEVSRKPSEIPGVPAAETPRKSAAEIPRKPSEIPAVPAAEVPRKPSEIPAVPAAGIPWEPAAVIPRKPVAAVPWEAAAGIPRIPPVGIPWEPAAGTPRSPAVDIPWEPAAGTPRSPAVDIPRIPAAEIPRIPAVEIPCEPTAGIPPIPAAGIPWEAAAETPREMSPLCFADGASARPSSLDVTWPEMYDYLFCDSQEEEDELGSSVEGWKSPLQREFCWPELYEHFFNEPEGSRKKGKAKDRKRKEFSSLDHAGLQKEDPSPAAGKDTVFIPVPDVYGHCFPERAQSRMGWRGIFSMAPASEVKKAVGALKSLLQRQIQLGGGQAPASQALVPRGSGEKLALVPLGGAQVWPGDAGTALALRGAAEDPRVLSHKDMCLVFCAFASWAVKTSDLQAPDAWKTKNP from the exons ATGGATAACTTCGAGTACAGCATCCAGCTGAACGACCGGGAATGGGCTGAGTTCTTCCAGGCCTCCGAGGAGTGCAGCCTGGCGCCGGCCTCGCTGGCCACGGCCGAGGAGCAGTGCCTCAGTGACATTGAGCAAGGGGACGCCTCGGGACGGGACTGTCCCCGCAGCAGCGCCGGGCTGACCGCGGCCAGGCCGGGCAGCGAGCCAGCGGCTGGCACGGGTAGCCCTGCCCCACGTGGGGTGGCCGGTGACACCGCCCCGCGCTGGCCGGAGCGTGGCCACCTCTCCCTGCCGGAGCTGCTGTCGGGCAGCGAGGACGAAGCGGAGCTGGGCTCTGTCGGGAGGTTCCTGTGTGACAGCGACGAGCCCAGGTGCCGGTCGCCCGCTGCCATGCCCAGCGCCCAAAGGAGGCAGCCGCCACGGCCACCCGCGGCCACTCCGGCcggtggcacagcccagggcagccccgggcAGGACGCGGCGGAGGAGAAAGGAGCGGCCGGAGGCGGCCAGGCCATGgagccccccgggccccccgaGCAGGGAGGGGATGCAGGAGGGGGACGAGCCCGTGGCAGCGCCCTGGTGGCACAGCCGGCGGTGGTGGCACAGCCGGAGGCTCCAGCAGCCTCTGCCTCCCCGCAGGGATCGGCCGGGAAGGGCCCTGCCAGCGCTGCCCCCTCGGAGCCCGGAGTGCGGGGACCCGCCGGGGACCCCCCGAGCCCTTCGCCGGGGACGGTGCCCAGGGTGGcacaggaggaggagcgggCGGGCACGGAGCCGAGCTCGCCGGGCGGATCCCCCAGCGTGGTGAGGCCCAAGGTGCCGGCGCAGCCGAGGAAGAGCCGCAGGCAGCGCGGAGCCAGCGCCACcgagggggacagggaccctgcGGGGGCTGCGGCACCgggcgcggcgggggccgggaAGGCACCCCCGGGCTCGCCGATGTCCCCTCGGaagggcagagggaaggagaaggcgGCCAAGGGAGCGCTGGTGAGGCTGGGCAGCGAGGAGGCTGCGGACAGCAAGCGGTCAGTGCCCGGCCCTGGCGTGGATGGCGGCGATCCCGGGACTGCTGCCCCGAAGCAGAGGGGGAAGGAGCCGGGGGCGCAGTCCCCAGGGAAGACAAAGGCCACCAAGTACCCGAAGGCAGCGCAGGCCGGTGGCTCGGGCGTACGTGACAGTGTCCCAGTGGTCCCTGGCGACGGAGCCGCGGCTGTTCCAGGGCAGGCGTGCCAGGAGATGCCAGGGAAGCCTCTCCAGCCCGGGAGCGCGGCAGCGTTTGGAGGGAATGCtgctgagggggctgggggggagcctGCAGCTGAGATCCCTGGAGTTCCTGCTGTTGAGATCTCCAGAAAACCTGCGGAGATCCCTGGAATTCCTGCTGCTGAAATCTCCAGAAAACCTGCGGAGATCCCTGGAATTCCTGCTGTTGAGATCTCCAGAAAACCTGTAGAGATCCCTGGAATTCCTGCTGTTGagatccctgcagctcctgcagctgaggTCTCCAGGAAGCCCTCAGAGATCCCTGGAGTTCCTGCAGCTGAGACCCCCAGGAAGTCTGCAGCTGAGATTCCAAGGAAGCCCTCAGAGATCCCTGCAGTTCCTGCAGCTGAGGTTCCAAGGAAGCCCTCAGAGATCCCTGcagttcctgcagctgggaTCCCTTGGGAGCCTGCAGCTGTGATTCCCAGGAAACCTGTAGCTGCAGTCCCTTGGGAAGCTGCAGCTGGGATCCCCAGAATTCCTCCAGTGGGGATCCCTTGGGAGCCTGCAGCTGGGACCCCCAGGAGTCCTGCAGTGGACATCCCTTGGGAGCCTGCAGCTGGGACCCCCAGGAGTCCTGCAGTGGACATCCCCAGGATCCCTGCAGCTGAGATCCCCAGGATTCCGGCCGTTGAGATCCCATGCGAGCCCACAGCTGGGATCCCCCCGATTCCTGCGGCTGGGATCCCTTGGGAAGCTGCAGCTGAGACCCCCAGGGAGATGAGCCCCCTGTGCTTTGCTGATGGGGCCTCTGCCAGGCCCAGCTCTCTGGATGTGACCTGGCCCGAGATGTACGATTACTTGTTCTGTGAttcccaggaggaggaggacgagctGGGGAGCTCCGTGGAGGGGTGGAAATCCCCCTTGCAAAGGGAATTCTGCTGGCCCGAGCTGTACGAGCACTTTTTCAACGAACCAgaaggaagcaggaaaaaaggcaaagctaaagacaggaaaaggaaggagtTCAGCAGCTTGGACCACGCTGGGCTGCAAAAGGAGGATCCCAGCCCGGCTGCAGGCAAGGACACCGTGTTTATCCCAGTCCCTGATGTGTATGGACATTGCTTCCCAGAgagagcccagagcaggatgggctggagagggattttctCAATGGCTCCGGCCTCCGAGGTGAAGAAAGCTGTGGGGGCTCTGAAGTCCCTGCTGCAAAGGCAAATCCAGCTGGGAGGAGGCCAAGCCCCAGCATCCCAGGCCCTGGTGCCCAGAGGATCCGGAGAGAAGCTCGCCCTGGTGCCACTGGGAGGAGCCCAGGTGTGGCCAGGAGATGCAGGCACAGCCCTGGCCCTGAGAG gagcagcagaggaccCCCGGGTGCTGAGCCACAAGGACATGTGCCTCGTGTTCTGCGCCTTCGCGTCCTGGGCCGTGAAGACATCTGACCTGCAGGCTCCGGATGCCTGGAAGACCA AAAATCCATAG